The following are encoded together in the Bradyrhizobium genosp. L genome:
- the efp gene encoding elongation factor P, with protein sequence MKVIASSIRKGNIIEQDGRLYVVLSAENIHPGKGTPVSQIEMRRIGDGVKVSERYKTTDQVEKATVEDHNYNYLYEDADGFHFMNAENYDQVQVSKETVGSSAPYLQENMTVKLSMHEGNPVAIQLPQRVTLEVMETEPVTKGQTASSSYKPAILSNGVRTGVPPHVAAGTRIVVMTEDGSYVERAKD encoded by the coding sequence TTGAAAGTCATCGCCAGCTCCATCCGCAAGGGCAACATCATCGAGCAGGACGGCCGGCTCTATGTGGTCTTGTCCGCCGAGAACATTCACCCCGGCAAGGGCACCCCGGTCAGCCAGATCGAAATGCGCCGCATCGGCGACGGCGTGAAGGTGTCGGAGCGCTACAAGACCACCGACCAGGTCGAGAAGGCCACGGTCGAGGATCACAACTACAATTACCTCTACGAAGACGCCGACGGCTTCCACTTCATGAACGCGGAGAATTACGACCAGGTCCAGGTCTCCAAGGAGACCGTCGGCTCGTCCGCGCCCTATCTGCAGGAGAACATGACGGTGAAGCTCTCGATGCACGAGGGCAATCCGGTCGCGATCCAGCTGCCACAGCGCGTCACGCTGGAAGTGATGGAGACCGAGCCCGTGACCAAGGGCCAGACCGCCTCCTCGTCCTACAAGCCCGCGATCCTCTCCAACGGCGTGCGCACCGGCGTGCCGCCGCACGTCGCCGCAGGCACCCGCATCGTGGTCATGACCGAGGACGGGTCCTACGTTGAACGCGCCAAGGACTAA
- a CDS encoding M23 family peptidase, whose product MNRKVVSFVACWLAALAVPLPGASADEFRTPSISAMRVEWRAVLDQLRQEINVRSAVAANFTFAGQRRVPASDPRATPALVQLNAVTSPIFPGISRSPIPVLLPFDAAVYLEARQAGAPDSPSVARYQADFRAADFFHAGASGYDAVFALEPGAGDGMPKRTYAKPVEVQISGSILVYDLADRLGGKGEPVQALAAQFPDLRRFIREGYLRYAFTRFGIPYVVSIQCLDSVPRAKRLACREATPVAERFLKALRIAGGQPSRPRSQIASDIAERPAAPSPDFSYRPSGDIVTGSGGRRQGGHADFTVYSQIRFPLEKAPAFAHSQSFAKRKAGAPVDEYPWQDNFCEARSFEVGQCASGYGHQGQDIRPGACPADSKDGCDPKQQAVVAVRDSMVIRSPQQQAATLQVNTSTEHIRFRYMHMNPSAMDDDGLLNGRRVTEGDKIGVVSNYLDHPNGTSRHLHFDVQLFTRDGWLWVNPYTTLVSAYERLIRGRGREIGPEPGPAAAVAHALPDDVTHHIDIQEGGGN is encoded by the coding sequence GTGAACAGGAAGGTTGTCAGCTTCGTCGCTTGCTGGCTGGCAGCCTTGGCCGTGCCCCTTCCCGGCGCCTCCGCCGACGAATTCAGGACGCCATCGATCTCGGCCATGCGGGTCGAGTGGCGTGCCGTGCTCGACCAGCTGCGGCAGGAGATCAACGTGCGGTCGGCGGTTGCCGCCAACTTCACGTTCGCGGGCCAGCGCCGCGTCCCGGCCTCCGATCCGCGCGCAACGCCGGCGCTGGTCCAGCTCAACGCGGTCACCTCGCCGATCTTCCCCGGAATTTCGCGTAGTCCGATCCCGGTGCTGCTGCCGTTCGATGCGGCCGTTTATCTTGAGGCGCGGCAGGCCGGCGCGCCGGACAGCCCGTCCGTGGCGCGCTATCAGGCCGACTTCCGCGCCGCCGATTTCTTCCACGCCGGCGCATCCGGTTATGACGCCGTGTTCGCGCTCGAGCCGGGTGCCGGCGACGGCATGCCGAAGCGGACATACGCAAAACCGGTCGAGGTGCAGATCTCGGGCTCGATCCTGGTCTACGACCTTGCCGACCGGCTCGGCGGCAAGGGCGAACCGGTGCAGGCGCTGGCCGCGCAGTTTCCGGACCTGCGCCGCTTCATTCGTGAAGGCTATCTCCGTTACGCCTTCACCCGCTTCGGCATTCCCTATGTCGTCTCGATCCAGTGTCTCGACAGCGTGCCGCGGGCGAAGCGACTGGCTTGCCGCGAGGCGACGCCGGTTGCCGAACGCTTCCTGAAGGCGTTGCGCATCGCCGGCGGCCAACCGTCGCGGCCGCGCAGCCAGATCGCCTCCGACATTGCCGAACGGCCGGCCGCGCCATCGCCCGACTTCAGCTATCGCCCGAGCGGCGACATCGTCACCGGCAGCGGCGGACGCAGGCAGGGCGGCCACGCCGACTTCACGGTCTATTCGCAAATCCGCTTTCCGCTCGAGAAGGCGCCGGCCTTCGCGCACTCGCAATCCTTTGCCAAGCGCAAGGCGGGCGCGCCGGTCGACGAATATCCCTGGCAGGACAATTTCTGTGAGGCGCGCAGCTTCGAGGTCGGCCAATGCGCCAGCGGTTACGGCCATCAAGGGCAAGACATCCGCCCCGGCGCCTGCCCCGCGGACAGCAAGGATGGCTGCGATCCCAAGCAACAGGCGGTGGTCGCGGTGCGCGACAGCATGGTGATCCGCTCACCGCAGCAGCAGGCCGCGACCTTGCAGGTCAACACCTCGACCGAGCATATCCGCTTCCGCTACATGCACATGAACCCGTCGGCGATGGATGACGACGGGCTGCTCAACGGCCGCCGCGTCACCGAGGGCGACAAGATCGGCGTGGTCTCGAACTATCTCGACCATCCCAACGGCACCTCGCGGCACCTGCATTTCGACGTGCAATTGTTCACGCGCGACGGCTGGCTGTGGGTCAATCCCTACACCACGCTGGTGTCGGCCTATGAGCGGCTGATCCGCGGCCGTGGCCGCGAGATCGGCCCGGAGCCCGGCCCCGCGGCCGCCGTCGCCCATGCGCTGCCCGACGACGTGACGCATCACATCGACATCCAGGAAGGCGGCGGCAATTAG
- a CDS encoding cupin domain-containing protein translates to MSAMTLSLPRARPPRPVALAVVAGLVCAFVIGKSLPAPMDAISAVIAPLCASANAASPLDKVEVITSHALPNVPGKRVTVVRVFYGPGGFTPPHRHSGSVTAYITKGEIRSQLGGGPVETFHVGQSFFEPPGSTHMVSANASTTEPAELIAVFVADEGAQLTTMLE, encoded by the coding sequence ATGAGTGCGATGACACTGTCTCTTCCACGCGCGCGGCCGCCGCGGCCGGTCGCGCTGGCCGTGGTTGCCGGCCTTGTCTGCGCGTTCGTGATCGGCAAGTCGCTGCCCGCTCCGATGGATGCGATCTCCGCGGTGATTGCACCGTTGTGCGCGAGCGCGAATGCGGCGTCTCCGCTCGACAAGGTCGAGGTCATCACCTCGCATGCCTTGCCGAACGTACCGGGCAAGCGCGTCACGGTTGTGCGTGTGTTCTACGGTCCGGGCGGCTTCACGCCGCCGCACCGCCATTCCGGCTCGGTGACGGCCTATATCACCAAGGGCGAGATCCGCTCGCAACTCGGCGGTGGGCCGGTGGAAACCTTCCATGTCGGCCAGTCCTTCTTCGAACCGCCGGGCTCGACCCACATGGTCTCGGCCAATGCGAGCACCACGGAGCCGGCCGAGCTGATCGCCGTGTTCGTGGCGGATGAGGGCGCGCAGCTGACGACGATGCTCGAATAG
- a CDS encoding lytic murein transglycosylase: protein MKQADSPISPARRAVLKTGLAVGVALTDPLRALAAPAGFDQWRDSFRGRAIAKGISEATWNRCMGRVEPDMSVFKQMRNQPEFHEKIWQYINRRVSDWRIIHGKEALRKNEALFGRIERDFGVERGTLLALWGVESAYGDPLVQQNHMTPVFPSLAALAWNEPRRKAYWESELINAMKIVQRGWSTPEEMNGSWAGAMGHSQWMPEVWLNVGFDYDGDGKVSPFGRPDDALGSTAKYLVNRGKWRRGEHWGYEVRASGGAGGSRSYAAWASAGVTRADGQPFPQPNASAQFWIPEPGGPAFLLGPNFYSVKSYNPSMNYALAICHLGDRCLGGPPFIQPFPASERALTLAEVQEMQTRLTKAGFDTGGTDGRVGNDTMQAIKDFQVKAGLQPADGYGGLKVLARLRQGG from the coding sequence ATGAAACAGGCTGATTCTCCGATATCCCCTGCCCGACGCGCTGTGCTGAAGACGGGGCTCGCGGTCGGCGTCGCGCTGACCGATCCGCTCCGCGCACTGGCCGCCCCTGCGGGCTTCGATCAATGGCGCGACAGTTTCCGCGGCCGCGCCATCGCAAAGGGCATCTCGGAGGCGACCTGGAACCGCTGCATGGGGCGGGTCGAGCCCGACATGAGCGTATTCAAGCAGATGCGCAATCAGCCGGAATTCCACGAGAAGATCTGGCAATACATCAACCGCCGCGTCTCCGACTGGCGCATCATCCATGGCAAGGAAGCGCTCCGGAAGAACGAGGCGTTGTTCGGCCGGATCGAGCGCGACTTCGGCGTCGAGCGCGGCACGCTGCTCGCGCTGTGGGGCGTCGAGTCCGCCTATGGCGACCCGCTGGTGCAGCAGAACCACATGACGCCGGTGTTTCCCTCGCTTGCCGCGCTCGCCTGGAACGAACCGCGCCGCAAGGCCTATTGGGAGAGCGAACTGATCAACGCGATGAAGATCGTGCAGCGCGGCTGGAGCACGCCCGAGGAGATGAACGGCTCCTGGGCCGGCGCGATGGGCCATTCGCAGTGGATGCCGGAAGTCTGGCTCAATGTCGGCTTCGACTATGACGGCGACGGCAAGGTCTCGCCGTTCGGCCGCCCCGACGATGCGCTCGGCTCGACTGCGAAATATCTGGTCAATCGCGGCAAGTGGCGCCGCGGCGAGCATTGGGGCTACGAGGTCCGCGCCTCCGGCGGCGCCGGCGGCAGCCGCTCCTATGCGGCCTGGGCCAGCGCTGGCGTCACCCGCGCCGACGGCCAGCCCTTCCCGCAGCCGAATGCCTCGGCGCAGTTCTGGATCCCCGAGCCGGGCGGACCGGCCTTCCTGCTCGGTCCGAACTTCTATTCGGTGAAGAGCTACAACCCGTCGATGAACTATGCGCTGGCGATCTGCCATCTCGGCGATCGCTGCCTCGGTGGTCCGCCCTTCATCCAGCCCTTCCCCGCCTCGGAGCGCGCGCTGACCTTGGCCGAAGTGCAGGAGATGCAGACGCGGTTGACAAAAGCCGGTTTCGACACCGGCGGCACCGATGGCCGCGTCGGCAACGATACCATGCAGGCGATCAAGGATTTTCAGGTCAAGGCCGGCCTGCAGCCCGCCGATGGCTATGGTGGGCTCAAGGTACTGGCGCGGTTGCGGCAAGGCGGGTAG
- a CDS encoding caspase family protein gives MRISLRRMLAGVAIALIGCTVASIPAFAERRVALVIGNSAYRNTVQLPNPRNDATDVARMLKSAGFEVVEGVDLDKRGMDDAFRRFADAAVGADAALFFYGGHGFQFQGTNYLVPVDAKLAGATDIGAQMARVDDILADLQRASGVRILMLDACRDNPLADQLLAQVNPARAVTITRGLARIKQTAGTVIAYSTQPGAVAADGEGRNSPFAAAFIREVGQPGVEIGPLFRHVAADVYKATSERQLPEVTFSLLGDFYFTGQPVAAPPPVATAPSTTQTVSLALPTPAARSAAEGCDKLAASAEDIDRPSGVPGVALNRIQPRLAVDACRAALAQAPDHRRLQFQISRALSVAGENAEARDWLTKSAAAGSVAAMSDLAVMLEKGEGGPADLPRAVALFDQAAAAGNVPAMRNVAIEFENGLGRPADAAQAAQWYRKAADTGDPQAMGFLAVLYLQGTGVPKDASQARAWIDRLVTTEHTATMLRVGYVLLGLTGAVKDYATARKLFLRAAELGDGDGNVMLGNMAAGGIGEPRDFARAADFYERAAAIGNLNAKASLIPLLMVGVGGVRRDPGKAAEYGLEALRGGSPVARGLLIEKPTTSLTPELRKAIEQRLARAGLLKRAPDGRYGPDTLAALQSAVLAR, from the coding sequence ATGCGGATCTCTCTCCGGCGCATGCTCGCGGGCGTGGCGATCGCCCTGATCGGCTGTACGGTTGCCTCGATCCCTGCCTTTGCCGAACGGCGCGTCGCGCTCGTGATCGGCAATTCCGCCTACCGCAACACGGTGCAATTGCCCAATCCGCGCAATGACGCGACCGATGTTGCGCGCATGCTCAAGAGCGCCGGCTTCGAGGTGGTGGAGGGCGTCGATCTCGACAAGCGCGGCATGGACGACGCCTTCCGCCGCTTCGCCGATGCGGCCGTCGGCGCCGACGCCGCGCTGTTCTTCTACGGCGGCCACGGCTTTCAGTTCCAGGGCACCAATTACCTCGTGCCTGTCGACGCCAAGCTCGCCGGCGCCACCGACATCGGTGCGCAGATGGCACGCGTCGACGACATCCTCGCCGATCTGCAGCGTGCCAGCGGCGTGCGCATCCTGATGCTCGATGCCTGCCGGGACAATCCGCTCGCCGATCAATTGCTGGCGCAGGTCAACCCGGCGCGCGCGGTGACGATCACGCGCGGACTGGCGCGGATCAAGCAGACCGCGGGCACCGTGATTGCCTATTCGACGCAGCCCGGCGCGGTCGCCGCCGACGGCGAGGGCCGCAACAGCCCGTTCGCCGCCGCCTTCATCCGTGAAGTCGGTCAACCCGGCGTCGAGATCGGCCCACTGTTCCGCCACGTCGCCGCCGACGTCTACAAGGCGACCAGCGAGCGCCAATTGCCCGAGGTGACGTTCTCGCTGCTCGGCGATTTCTATTTCACGGGTCAGCCGGTCGCAGCGCCGCCGCCGGTTGCCACAGCGCCGTCGACGACGCAAACGGTCTCGCTCGCGCTGCCGACGCCGGCCGCACGCTCCGCCGCGGAAGGCTGCGACAAGCTTGCCGCGTCGGCCGAGGATATCGACCGTCCCTCCGGCGTGCCCGGCGTGGCGCTGAATCGAATCCAGCCGCGGCTTGCGGTCGACGCTTGTCGCGCGGCGCTGGCGCAGGCACCGGATCACCGCCGCCTGCAGTTTCAGATCTCGCGCGCGCTGAGCGTCGCCGGCGAGAATGCCGAGGCGCGGGACTGGCTGACGAAGTCGGCGGCCGCGGGTTCGGTCGCCGCGATGTCCGACCTTGCCGTGATGCTCGAGAAGGGCGAGGGCGGCCCGGCCGACCTGCCGCGCGCGGTCGCCCTGTTCGATCAGGCCGCCGCCGCGGGCAACGTGCCGGCGATGCGCAATGTCGCGATCGAGTTCGAGAACGGGCTGGGGCGTCCGGCCGACGCGGCGCAGGCCGCGCAATGGTATCGCAAGGCGGCCGACACCGGCGATCCGCAGGCGATGGGTTTCCTTGCCGTGCTGTATCTCCAGGGCACCGGCGTGCCGAAGGATGCGAGCCAGGCACGCGCATGGATCGACAGGCTTGTCACCACCGAGCACACCGCGACCATGCTGCGCGTCGGCTATGTGCTGCTCGGGCTCACCGGCGCGGTGAAGGATTACGCGACGGCACGAAAGCTGTTCCTGCGCGCTGCCGAGCTCGGCGACGGCGACGGCAATGTGATGCTCGGCAACATGGCGGCCGGCGGCATCGGCGAGCCGCGCGATTTCGCCCGCGCCGCCGACTTCTACGAACGGGCGGCGGCGATCGGAAATCTCAACGCCAAGGCGAGCCTGATTCCGCTGCTGATGGTCGGCGTTGGCGGCGTCAGGCGCGATCCCGGCAAGGCCGCCGAGTATGGCCTGGAAGCGCTGCGCGGCGGCTCGCCGGTGGCGCGCGGATTATTGATCGAGAAACCGACGACGTCGCTGACGCCGGAGCTGCGCAAGGCCATCGAGCAGCGGCTGGCACGCGCCGGCCTGCTCAAGCGGGCGCCTGACGGCCGCTATGGTCCCGATACGCTCGCGGCGCTGCAGAGCGCGGTGCTCGCGAGATAG
- a CDS encoding carboxymuconolactone decarboxylase family protein: MSHARKEYTDFQKLAPDVFAAVQSLGQFAAKAGLDKQLLELVKLRASQINGCAFCVQYHILQGESLGVPVDKLNLVVVWREVSLFSARERAALAWTEALTKLPDGFGDEVYVQVTAEFSEQELTYLTSAIASINVWNRFGAAYRWTPPARKPKADAAA, from the coding sequence ATGTCACATGCGCGCAAGGAATACACCGACTTCCAGAAGCTCGCCCCGGACGTGTTCGCGGCCGTGCAGTCGCTCGGGCAGTTCGCGGCGAAGGCGGGTCTCGACAAGCAGCTGCTCGAGCTCGTCAAGCTGCGCGCCTCGCAGATCAACGGCTGCGCGTTCTGCGTGCAGTATCACATCCTGCAGGGCGAGAGCCTCGGTGTCCCCGTCGACAAGCTCAATCTCGTCGTGGTGTGGCGCGAGGTGTCGCTGTTCTCGGCGCGTGAGCGCGCCGCGCTGGCCTGGACCGAGGCGCTGACGAAACTGCCGGACGGCTTCGGCGACGAGGTCTATGTGCAGGTCACCGCCGAATTCTCCGAGCAGGAATTGACCTATCTCACCTCGGCAATCGCCTCGATCAATGTCTGGAACCGGTTCGGCGCTGCCTATCGCTGGACGCCGCCAGCGCGCAAGCCGAAAGCCGATGCGGCCGCATGA
- a CDS encoding dihydrodipicolinate synthase family protein, with protein sequence MVHLTGLSAFPITPSNRDGQVDAGALRALLEPLIAAKVDSVGLLGSTGSYPYFSREERRRAVQAAVALADGRTPMLVGVGALRTDDAVRLAQDARDAGAAAGLLAPVSYTPLTDDEVFEHFQTVARESGLPICIYDNPGTTHFRFTPALIGRLSRVEGIVAVKSPALDAAALPGHVAELRAAVPDGFSLGYSADWNCTEALLAGGETWYSVLAGVFPSICLDIVRAVARGDIAKARQLDASLEPVWHLFKTFSSLRVAYAMANLRGLCAAEPPRPILPLPPDAQNKVRDVLAATEID encoded by the coding sequence ATGGTCCATCTGACGGGACTTTCTGCCTTCCCGATCACGCCCTCGAACCGGGATGGGCAGGTCGATGCGGGAGCGCTTCGCGCGTTGCTGGAGCCCTTGATCGCGGCGAAGGTGGATTCGGTCGGGCTGCTCGGGAGCACCGGCTCATATCCGTATTTCAGCCGCGAGGAGCGGCGGCGCGCGGTGCAGGCGGCGGTTGCCCTGGCAGATGGCAGAACGCCAATGCTGGTTGGCGTCGGCGCGCTGCGAACCGACGACGCGGTCAGGCTGGCGCAGGATGCACGCGATGCCGGCGCGGCGGCCGGCCTGCTGGCGCCGGTGTCGTACACGCCTCTGACGGATGACGAGGTCTTTGAGCATTTCCAGACGGTGGCGCGCGAAAGCGGATTGCCGATTTGCATCTATGACAATCCCGGAACGACGCATTTTCGATTCACGCCGGCGCTGATCGGCCGTTTAAGTCGCGTAGAGGGAATAGTCGCGGTGAAAAGTCCTGCGCTGGATGCTGCGGCTTTGCCCGGCCATGTCGCCGAGTTGCGGGCTGCCGTGCCGGATGGTTTCTCGTTGGGCTACAGCGCCGACTGGAATTGCACCGAGGCGCTGCTGGCGGGCGGCGAGACCTGGTACAGCGTTCTCGCAGGAGTCTTCCCCAGCATCTGCCTCGACATCGTCCGTGCCGTGGCACGTGGAGATATCGCCAAGGCGCGCCAGCTCGACGCGAGTCTGGAACCGGTCTGGCACCTGTTCAAGACATTCTCGAGTCTGCGCGTGGCCTATGCGATGGCCAATCTCAGGGGCCTCTGTGCTGCCGAGCCTCCGCGTCCGATCCTGCCATTGCCCCCGGACGCCCAGAACAAGGTCAGGGACGTGTTGGCCGCAACGGAGATCGACTGA
- a CDS encoding glucose 1-dehydrogenase, with amino-acid sequence MSGQVLGKVALVTGGASGIGAAIVELLALEGATVVATDVDELKGPELAARLEKAGRAVIFLQQDVTSEERWIEVVAEIGKRFGRLDIMVSNAGIGVGVPSIVDMTLADWRRQTAINLDGVFLSVKHSLPLMRKHGGGSIVMMSSLAGLRGAANLAGYSATKGAVRLFAKSIAMECAQIGDGIRVNSVHPGIIDTPIWGKIPTGAAGAGQNAPIDPEERARFATPLGRAGQAMEIAQGVLYLASDASRYVTGTELVIDGGMNAGGVVRRT; translated from the coding sequence ATGTCAGGACAGGTTTTGGGCAAGGTCGCGCTGGTGACCGGCGGCGCATCGGGCATTGGTGCTGCGATCGTGGAGCTGCTGGCGCTGGAGGGCGCGACCGTTGTTGCCACCGATGTCGATGAGCTGAAGGGGCCAGAACTCGCCGCGCGGCTCGAGAAGGCGGGCCGCGCGGTGATCTTTCTGCAGCAGGATGTCACCAGCGAGGAGCGCTGGATCGAGGTGGTCGCCGAGATCGGCAAGCGTTTCGGCCGCCTCGACATCATGGTCTCGAATGCCGGCATCGGCGTCGGCGTGCCCTCGATCGTCGACATGACGCTGGCGGATTGGCGCCGGCAGACCGCGATCAACCTCGACGGCGTGTTCCTTTCGGTGAAGCATTCGCTGCCGCTGATGCGCAAGCACGGCGGCGGCTCGATCGTGATGATGTCGTCGCTCGCGGGCCTCCGCGGCGCAGCGAACCTCGCCGGCTACAGCGCCACCAAGGGCGCGGTGCGGCTGTTTGCCAAGTCGATCGCAATGGAGTGCGCGCAGATCGGTGACGGCATCCGTGTCAACTCGGTGCATCCCGGCATCATCGACACGCCGATCTGGGGCAAGATCCCGACCGGCGCTGCCGGTGCCGGCCAGAACGCGCCGATCGATCCGGAGGAGCGGGCCCGATTTGCCACGCCGCTCGGCCGTGCCGGCCAGGCGATGGAGATTGCGCAGGGCGTGCTGTATCTCGCTTCCGACGCGTCGCGCTATGTGACGGGGACCGAGCTCGTGATCGACGGTGGCATGAATGCCGGCGGCGTGGTGCGGAGGACATAG
- a CDS encoding MarR family winged helix-turn-helix transcriptional regulator: protein MSKTRISTRATSGGMAAMQKRGKSGGAKRRPANSAASGKSTGDQGHAAGPGTRALPVPPPPGEGKRGEQGYLAYLLRQASAASRLSMERTLARLGVTSPQFVVLTMLKAYPGLSGADLARVAILTPQTVSVIIRNLERDGAIRKTPHPVHGRVLQWTLTDHGVTLLDQCRRIAQAQERRLAAGLDDKTERVVRQWLSKIAADLQDN from the coding sequence ATGAGCAAGACGCGAATATCGACCAGAGCAACATCGGGCGGCATGGCGGCGATGCAGAAACGCGGGAAATCCGGCGGTGCCAAGCGGCGCCCGGCCAACAGCGCGGCATCCGGAAAATCGACTGGCGATCAGGGACATGCAGCGGGCCCCGGCACGCGCGCCCTGCCCGTCCCACCGCCGCCCGGCGAGGGCAAGCGCGGCGAGCAGGGCTATCTCGCCTATCTGCTCCGCCAGGCCAGTGCGGCCTCGCGGCTGTCGATGGAGCGCACGCTGGCGCGCCTCGGCGTCACCTCGCCGCAGTTCGTCGTGCTGACGATGCTGAAGGCCTATCCGGGGCTATCAGGCGCCGACCTGGCGCGGGTCGCGATCCTGACGCCGCAAACCGTAAGTGTGATCATCCGCAACCTCGAACGCGACGGCGCGATCCGCAAGACGCCGCACCCGGTCCATGGCCGGGTGCTGCAGTGGACCCTGACCGACCACGGCGTCACCTTGCTGGATCAGTGTCGCCGGATCGCCCAGGCGCAGGAGCGCCGGCTGGCCGCCGGCCTCGACGACAAGACGGAGCGCGTGGTCCGGCAATGGCTGTCAAAAATCGCCGCAGATTTGCAGGATAACTAG
- the recJ gene encoding single-stranded-DNA-specific exonuclease RecJ, with protein MTLHASALPVEMPPAFLGVTRSLTGKLWRDRLDARGAARALAIVQRHNLPEMLARVLAGRDVEIDGVADYLDPTIRKLMPDPHTVTEMEVAASRIADAAVRGEKVAIFGDYDVDGATSAALLAWHLRHCGLDPLIHIPDRLFEGYGPNTDAVRALAAKGATLLVTVDCGTTSIEPLAEAKQLGMSVVVIDHHQTGDELPVVDALVNPNRPDDLSGLGHLAAVGLVLVTLVAINRELRQRGFWSSGMPEPDLLGMLHHVALGTVADVAPLIGLNRAFVAKGLIAMRRRDHVGHTALMDVARLNGPPEAWHLGFMLGPRINAGGRIGRADLGVRLLLEGDVSEAARIAAELDRLNAERRVIEQAAEAQAEAEALASLGLEDKGAVIVTAAEGWHPGVVGLVAARLKEKFARPAFAIALEPGGIGTGSGRSIGGVDLGKAVRQAVHDGLLMKGGGHAMAAGVTLRKERLAEFRAYLESALAADVANSRHENELFIDGAVTARAVTPEFAATLNRAGPFGSANPEPVIALPSHQLVYADEVGQAHLRLRFKSGDGSIVNGIAFRSVGQKLGSALTQNRGQPLHVAGSLSVDRWQGTERVQFRVLDVAVPDQGPAVIR; from the coding sequence CGCTCGCGATCGTGCAGCGGCACAATCTGCCCGAGATGCTGGCGCGCGTGCTGGCCGGGCGCGATGTCGAGATCGATGGGGTCGCCGACTATCTCGATCCGACCATCCGCAAGCTGATGCCGGATCCGCATACGGTGACCGAGATGGAGGTTGCGGCCAGTCGTATTGCGGACGCCGCTGTGCGCGGCGAGAAGGTCGCGATCTTCGGCGACTATGATGTCGACGGCGCGACCTCGGCCGCGCTGCTCGCCTGGCATCTGCGGCATTGCGGGCTCGATCCGCTGATCCACATTCCCGACCGTCTGTTCGAAGGCTACGGGCCGAATACCGACGCCGTCCGCGCGCTGGCGGCCAAGGGCGCGACGCTGCTCGTCACCGTCGATTGCGGCACCACCAGCATCGAGCCGCTGGCGGAAGCGAAGCAGCTCGGGATGTCGGTCGTCGTGATCGATCATCACCAGACCGGCGACGAGCTGCCCGTGGTCGACGCGCTGGTGAATCCGAACCGGCCCGATGATCTCTCCGGCCTCGGCCATCTCGCGGCGGTCGGCCTCGTGCTGGTGACGCTGGTGGCGATCAATCGCGAGCTGCGCCAGCGCGGCTTCTGGTCGAGCGGGATGCCGGAGCCTGATCTGCTCGGCATGCTGCATCACGTCGCGCTCGGCACCGTCGCTGATGTCGCGCCGCTGATCGGGCTCAACCGTGCCTTCGTCGCCAAGGGACTGATCGCGATGCGACGGCGCGACCATGTCGGGCACACCGCGCTGATGGACGTGGCGCGGCTGAACGGGCCGCCGGAGGCCTGGCATCTCGGCTTCATGCTGGGGCCGCGCATCAATGCCGGCGGCCGCATCGGGCGGGCCGATCTCGGCGTGCGATTGCTGCTCGAGGGCGACGTCTCGGAGGCTGCGCGGATTGCGGCCGAGCTCGACCGCCTCAATGCCGAGCGGCGCGTGATCGAGCAGGCGGCGGAAGCACAGGCCGAAGCCGAGGCGCTGGCTTCGCTCGGGCTCGAGGACAAGGGCGCGGTGATCGTCACCGCGGCGGAAGGCTGGCATCCCGGCGTGGTCGGGCTGGTCGCGGCGCGGCTGAAGGAGAAGTTCGCGCGGCCCGCATTTGCGATCGCGCTCGAGCCCGGTGGCATCGGCACCGGATCCGGGCGCTCGATCGGCGGCGTCGATCTCGGCAAGGCGGTGCGGCAGGCCGTGCACGACGGCCTGCTGATGAAAGGTGGCGGCCATGCGATGGCTGCCGGCGTCACGCTGCGGAAGGAGAGGCTCGCCGAATTCCGCGCCTATCTGGAAAGCGCGCTTGCCGCCGACGTCGCCAACTCGCGTCACGAGAACGAGCTGTTCATCGACGGCGCGGTGACCGCGCGCGCCGTGACGCCGGAATTCGCCGCGACGCTCAATCGTGCGGGCCCGTTCGGCAGTGCCAACCCCGAGCCGGTGATCGCATTGCCGTCGCATCAGCTCGTCTACGCCGACGAGGTTGGGCAGGCGCATCTGCGGCTGCGCTTCAAATCCGGCGATGGCTCCATCGTCAACGGTATCGCATTCCGCTCGGTCGGACAGAAGCTCGGCAGCGCCTTGACGCAAAATCGCGGTCAACCATTGCATGTGGCGGGCTCTCTGTCGGTCGACCGTTGGCAAGGCACCGAACGTGTGCAATTCCGTGTGCTCGACGTCGCGGTGCCCGATCAAGGCCCGGCGGTGATCCGATAA